A region of Kribbella sp. NBC_01245 DNA encodes the following proteins:
- a CDS encoding NUDIX hydrolase, whose amino-acid sequence MFIDKVAWVCLQGGKILSSRSRGKDAYYLPGGKREPGESDVETLVREIREELAVAIVPDTASHLGTFRAQAHGHADGVIVQMACYTAEHRGTPVASSEIEEVVWLAYGDRERVSPVDQIIFDHLHQDGRLR is encoded by the coding sequence GTGTTCATTGACAAGGTGGCGTGGGTTTGTCTGCAGGGCGGGAAGATTCTCAGTTCGCGGTCGCGGGGCAAGGACGCGTATTACCTCCCCGGCGGGAAGCGGGAGCCGGGTGAGAGTGATGTCGAGACGCTGGTTCGGGAGATTCGCGAGGAGCTCGCCGTTGCCATCGTGCCTGACACCGCGAGCCACCTGGGGACGTTCCGGGCACAGGCGCACGGGCATGCCGACGGCGTGATCGTGCAGATGGCTTGTTATACCGCTGAGCATCGCGGGACACCTGTCGCCAGCAGTGAGATCGAGGAAGTCGTTTGGCTCGCATACGGCGACCGCGAGCGGGTGTCCCCCGTCGACCAGATCATCTTCGATCACCTGCACCAGGACGGCCGGCTTCGCTGA
- a CDS encoding NAD(P)/FAD-dependent oxidoreductase: MAGKTEVVVIGGGYAGVMTANRLTQRDDVTVTLINPRPSFVERIRLHQFVGGSDDAVVDYPEVLAEKVGLVVDAVTRINASERSVTLATGGTVGYDYLVYAVGSGTAELRVPGAAEFAYPTASLEEAKRLRSVVNDAPATASVTVVGGGPLGIETAAELAELGRTVTLVCGEQLGPYLHPRGRRSVAKVLSSLGVTVLEGPGAKVTAVTRDAVRLSDGRELPSTVTIWTAGFGVPDLAARSGLSTDDMGRLLTDETLTSVDDERIVATGDAAAPSDLPLRMSCQAALPLGSHAADTVLSRMAGEQPADFGKGIAAMCVSLGRRAGVFQLAHRNDVAMRLHLSGRLGAKLKESACKSPIKQLADEARKPGSHTWLVNDAKRRQLVQAKRVPTAEPTA, translated from the coding sequence ATGGCTGGGAAGACCGAGGTGGTTGTGATCGGCGGCGGCTATGCCGGCGTTATGACGGCCAACCGCCTGACGCAGCGGGATGACGTCACGGTGACGCTGATCAACCCGCGGCCGAGCTTTGTCGAGCGGATCCGGCTGCACCAGTTTGTGGGCGGGTCCGATGACGCGGTCGTTGACTACCCGGAAGTCCTGGCTGAGAAGGTCGGGCTGGTGGTCGACGCCGTGACGCGGATCAACGCTTCCGAGCGAAGCGTGACGTTGGCGACGGGGGGCACAGTCGGGTACGACTACCTGGTCTACGCGGTGGGCAGCGGGACCGCCGAGCTGCGGGTGCCGGGAGCGGCCGAGTTCGCATATCCGACTGCCAGCCTGGAGGAGGCGAAGCGGCTGAGGTCCGTCGTCAACGACGCACCCGCAACGGCCTCGGTGACGGTTGTCGGTGGCGGTCCGCTTGGCATCGAGACGGCCGCCGAGCTTGCGGAGTTGGGCCGCACTGTGACGCTGGTCTGCGGCGAGCAACTCGGCCCGTACCTCCACCCGCGGGGTCGACGCTCGGTGGCCAAGGTGTTGTCCTCGCTCGGTGTGACCGTGCTCGAAGGCCCGGGCGCGAAGGTGACGGCTGTGACGCGCGACGCCGTACGACTCAGCGACGGCCGCGAACTCCCAAGCACGGTGACGATCTGGACGGCCGGCTTCGGCGTTCCGGACCTGGCCGCCCGCAGCGGGTTGAGCACCGATGACATGGGTCGCCTGCTCACCGACGAGACGCTGACCAGCGTGGACGACGAGCGCATCGTCGCTACCGGGGATGCGGCTGCGCCTTCGGACCTGCCGTTGCGGATGAGCTGCCAGGCCGCGCTTCCGCTGGGCTCGCACGCCGCCGATACGGTGCTCAGCCGGATGGCCGGTGAACAACCAGCCGACTTCGGCAAGGGGATCGCCGCGATGTGCGTCAGTCTGGGTCGTCGGGCCGGCGTGTTCCAACTCGCCCACCGGAACGACGTCGCGATGAGGCTGCACCTGAGCGGCCGGCTTGGCGCGAAGCTCAAGGAGTCTGCTTGCAAGAGCCCCATCAAGCAGTTGGCGGACGAGGCACGCAAGCCCGGTTCGCACACCTGGCTGGTCAACGACGCCAAACGCCGGCAACTAGTGCAGGCCAAGCGCGTGCCCACCGCTGAACCGACGGCCTAG
- a CDS encoding DUF952 domain-containing protein, producing MIYHVVPLGEWNVNPELPYAPASLAEEGFVHCSADEATTLAIVNAFYRSTSRPLLALVLDESRLVARCEWEAAAPAPPPGVAEGTLFPHVFGPINRDAVERILLVQWDEEDRATGLEENAGVH from the coding sequence ATGATCTATCACGTCGTGCCGCTTGGTGAGTGGAACGTCAATCCTGAGCTGCCGTACGCGCCCGCCTCCCTTGCGGAGGAAGGGTTCGTGCACTGTTCTGCGGACGAAGCGACGACGCTGGCCATCGTCAACGCGTTCTACCGCAGTACTTCCCGGCCGTTGCTGGCGTTGGTTCTCGACGAGAGCCGGCTTGTGGCGAGGTGTGAGTGGGAGGCGGCCGCTCCCGCTCCCCCGCCGGGAGTTGCCGAGGGCACCTTGTTCCCGCACGTGTTCGGCCCGATCAACCGCGACGCCGTCGAGCGCATCCTGCTCGTCCAGTGGGACGAGGAAGACCGGGCGACGGGACTGGAGGAGAACGCCGGTGTTCATTGA
- a CDS encoding methylated-DNA--[protein]-cysteine S-methyltransferase gives MTQVTQTSHLRARIRSITMNNQHAIVSTRIGDLTLVASHDALVGVYFPHHWVKPTPETLGERVEATGPLLSEAVRELDEYLTGERTTFDLPTVLRGDEFQRRVWSILEQIPYGGTASYGEIAEQLGDRALAQRVGKAVGQNPLSIIVPCHRVIGRNGSLTGYAGGLKRKQFLLELEEPSEVKAARLF, from the coding sequence ATGACCCAGGTCACTCAGACCTCACACCTCCGGGCGCGGATCCGTTCCATCACCATGAACAACCAGCACGCGATCGTCAGCACCCGGATCGGTGACCTCACCCTGGTCGCCTCGCACGACGCCCTGGTCGGCGTCTACTTCCCGCACCACTGGGTGAAGCCGACACCGGAAACCCTTGGCGAGCGGGTCGAAGCCACCGGCCCACTGCTGTCCGAGGCGGTCCGCGAACTGGACGAGTACCTCACCGGTGAGCGGACCACCTTCGACCTCCCGACCGTCCTGCGCGGCGACGAGTTTCAACGCCGCGTGTGGTCGATCCTCGAGCAGATCCCGTACGGCGGGACGGCGTCGTACGGCGAAATCGCGGAACAGCTCGGGGATCGGGCGCTCGCCCAGCGAGTCGGGAAGGCGGTCGGTCAGAACCCGTTGTCGATCATCGTTCCGTGCCACCGGGTGATCGGGAGGAACGGATCGCTGACCGGGTACGCGGGCGGTCTGAAGCGGAAGCAGTTCCTCCTGGAGCTGGAGGAACCTAGCGAGGTCAAGGCCGCCCGCCTCTTCTAG
- a CDS encoding dihydrodipicolinate synthase family protein — MTLTGLYVPLITPFDSNGGVALDPLESLAHQMLDAGATGLVCLGTTAEPAALSDSEKRAVFDVLAGVCRTRDAQLVVGADRPSELEALADWPEVVAAQVPVPSFVRPGDAGVLAYFTHLASVSPVPLVIYHIPYRTGQSLTLETLRRLASLPGVAAFKYAAGGIDNDTVALMSELPDDFAVLGGDDVVISPLLALGAHGAILASAHVDTADFVSLIDLWHAGDVPRARALGHRLAALSSALFAEPNPTVVKAVLHARGLIPTADVRLPLVSADPQSLEYFEGLNEGVANVSRSEVPSMR, encoded by the coding sequence ATGACGCTCACCGGTTTGTACGTCCCGCTGATCACGCCGTTCGACTCCAACGGCGGCGTAGCCCTCGACCCACTGGAATCCCTGGCGCACCAAATGCTCGACGCGGGCGCCACCGGCCTGGTCTGCCTCGGTACGACGGCTGAGCCCGCCGCGCTGAGCGATTCGGAAAAGCGTGCCGTGTTCGACGTACTGGCAGGGGTCTGCCGTACGCGTGACGCGCAACTCGTCGTCGGTGCGGATAGGCCGTCGGAGCTGGAGGCCTTGGCGGATTGGCCCGAGGTGGTCGCGGCGCAGGTGCCAGTGCCGTCGTTCGTACGCCCTGGTGATGCGGGCGTTCTGGCCTACTTCACCCACTTGGCATCGGTGAGCCCGGTGCCCCTCGTGATCTACCACATTCCTTATCGCACGGGGCAGAGTCTGACGCTCGAGACCTTGCGGCGGTTGGCTTCGCTGCCGGGGGTGGCGGCGTTCAAGTACGCCGCTGGTGGGATCGACAATGACACTGTCGCGTTGATGTCCGAGCTGCCTGACGATTTCGCCGTACTTGGTGGTGACGATGTGGTGATCTCGCCGCTGCTCGCCCTTGGTGCGCACGGCGCGATCCTGGCGTCCGCGCATGTCGACACCGCGGACTTCGTCTCACTGATCGACCTTTGGCATGCGGGCGACGTGCCTCGGGCTCGCGCGCTCGGACACCGCCTCGCTGCCTTGTCTTCCGCGTTGTTCGCCGAGCCCAACCCGACGGTCGTCAAGGCCGTGCTCCACGCGCGCGGGTTGATCCCGACGGCAGACGTACGCCTGCCCCTGGTCTCGGCCGATCCTCAATCCCTCGAGTACTTTGAAGGTCTCAACGAGGGGGTCGCGAATGTGTCGCGCAGTGAAGTGCCGTCAATGCGGTAA